A genomic window from Solanum dulcamara chromosome 11, daSolDulc1.2, whole genome shotgun sequence includes:
- the LOC129873454 gene encoding cold shock protein 1-like, which produces MAVEASRMTGTVSKFNNPKGYGFIKPDDGSEDLFVHQSEIKSDGYRSLYEGQKVEFTMTVKGDKYQAIDVTGPDGAPLDSGRNGRGNSNSRGGGDSGFGGGGESGYRRNGNDGGYRSAGECYNCGRTGHLARDCDRNSGGGGRGGCYNCGVAGHLARDCDRSSGGGGGASGGSCYTCGGYGHMARDCPSAGRVGGRGGGACYTCGAQGHLARDCPGGGGGGGSNFGRSGGGSGGSKCYNCGEAGHFARECTSQCVN; this is translated from the coding sequence ATGGCGGTGGAGGCGTCGAGAATGACAGGGACAGTTTCCAAGTTCAATAACCCAAAGGGCTACGGTTTCATCAAACCTGATGATGGATCCGAAGATCTATTCGTTCATCAATCGGAGATCAAATCTGATGGCTACCGTTCCCTCTACGAAGGCCAGAAAGTGGAGTTCACCATGACTGTGAAGGGAGATAAGTATCAGGCTATTGATGTCACTGGGCCTGATGGTGCTCCTCTCGATAGTGGCCGTAATGGCAGGGGAAACAGTAACAGTCGCGGTGGTGGTGATTCCGGttttggtggtggtggtgagaGTGGTTATCGGAGGAACGGCAATGATGGTGGATATCGTAGTGCTGGTGAGTGTTATAACTGTGGTAGGACTGGACATTTGGCTAGGGACTGTGATCGCAACAGTGGAGGCGGTGGCAGAGGCGGGTGTTATAACTGTGGTGTTGCTGGACATTTAGCTCGGGATTGTGACCGTAGTAGTGGTGGTGGAGGAGGAGCGAGTGGTGGTAGCTGTTACACTTGCGGCGGGTATGGCCACATGGCTCGAGATTGCCCGAGTGCTGGACGTGTTGGCGGTCGTGGCGGTGGGGCTTGTTATACATGCGGTGCACAAGGACACTTGGCAAGAGACTGTCCCGGTGGgggaggtggtggtggtagtaaTTTTGGGAGATCTGGTGGTGGTAGTGGAGGAAGCAAGTGTTACAACTGTGGAGAGGCAGGCCACTTTGCTAGGGAATGCACTAGCCAATGTGTGAACTGA
- the LOC129873451 gene encoding ferredoxin--NADP reductase, leaf-type isozyme, chloroplastic: MAAAVSAAVSLPSSKSNSFPTRTSIISSDKINFNKVPLYYRNVSGGSRSVSIRAQVTTEAPAKVEKISKKQEEGVVVNKFRPKEPYVGRCLLNTKITGDDAPGETWHMVFSTEGEVPYREGQSIGVIADGVDANGKPHKLRLYSIASSALGDFGDTKTVSLCVKRLVYINDKGEEVKGVCSNFLCDLKPGAEVKITGPVGKEMLMPKDPNATVIMLATGTGIAPFRSFLWKMFFEKHEDYKFNGLAWLFLGVPTSSSLLYKEEFEKMQEKAPENFRLDFAVSREQTNEKGEKMYIQTRMAQYAEELWTMLKKDNTFIYMCGLKGMEQGIDEIMSSLAERDGIVWADYKKQLKKAEQWNVEVY, from the exons atggCTGCTGCAGTAAGTGCTGCAGTTTCTCTTCCTTCATCCAAGTCCAACTCTTTTCCCACTAGAACCTCCATCATCTCCTCAGACAAAATCAACTTTAACAAG GTGCCTTTATACTACAGAAATGTGTCAGGTGGTAGTAGATCAGTTTCTATCAGAGCCCAAGTGACCACAGAGGCTCCTGCTAAAGTTGAGAAGATTTCAAAGAAACAGGAGGAAGGTGTGGTTGTCAACAAATTCAGGCCAAAGGAACCTTATGTTGGTAGATGTCTACTCAACACTAAGATCACTGGGGATGATGCACCTGGTGAAACTTGGCACATGGTTTTTAGCACTGAGG GAGAGGTCCCATATAGAGAAGGACAATCCATTGGTGTGATTGCTGATGGTGTTGATGCCAATGGGAAGCCTCACAAGCTTAGATTGTACTCCATTGCTAGCAGTGCCCTTGGTGACTTCGGTGACACCAAAACC GTTTCCCTGTGCGTCAAAAGGCTTGTGTACATCAATGATAAAGGGGAAGAAGTTAAAGGAGTTTGCTCAAACTTCTTAT GTGACTTGAAGCCTGGAGCAGAGGTCAAGATTACTGGACCCGTTGGCAAAGAAATGCTCATGCCAAAAGATCCAAATGCCACCGTTATAATG CTTGCCACTGGAACTGGAATTGCTCCTTTCCGTTCATTCCTGTGGAAAATGTTCTTTGAGAAACACGAGGATTACAAG TTCAACGGTTTGGCATGGCTTTTCTTGGGTGTTCCCACCAGCAGCTCACTACTTTACAAGGAG GAATTCGAGAAAATGCAGGAGAAGGCCCCGGAAAACTTCAGATTGGACTTTGCTGTGAGCAGAGAGCAAACAAACGAAAAGGGTGAAAAGATGTACATCCAAACCAGAATGGCTCAATATGCTGAAGAATTATGGACTATGCTCAAAAAAGACAACACCTTCATCTACATGTGTGGACTTAAAGGCATGGAGCAGGGAATTGATGAAATTATGTCTTCACTTGCTGAAAGAGATG GTATTGTCTGGGCGGACTACAAGAAGCAATTGAAGAAGGCAGAGCAATGGAATGTTGAAGTCTActaa